The DNA sequence ACATCTAATAATCGATTATAATcgattttattgatttgtcGTTGCAGCCCTAGTGGAGTATTATTGCAGTGCTGTGGAGTATTGGTACTGTATTATTAAGTATTGATGCAGTATAGCTGCAGTATTACTACCTCTTGCAGATGTGCTGGCTCCCTGAGCGGTACTCGTGCTCGTAGGCGGAGACACTCAGCTGGTGGCGGAGGAACCGACTCGCCTCCATACGTGTCAGAGCCGGGGTCACGGGGTCACGCCACTCAGGGACGAAGACGATGAAGGACAGCGGCTCAGAGGACTTGTCCAACAGCTCCTGAGGGTCAGAGACACACTGCAATAAAGTGACCTGCATCCACCTGTAGACCAGTGCAGCCCCCTGTAGACCAGTGCAGCCCCTTGTAGACCAGTGCAGCCCCCTGTAGACCAGTACAGCCCCCTGTAGACCAGTACAGCCCACTGTAGACCTGTTCAGCCCACTGTAGACCAGTACAGACCCTTGTAGACCAGTGCAGACCCTTGTAGACCAGTACTAAAGTAAAGCAGTTGTTGGACAGACCTCGAAGTGCGTCACCATGGCGTCCATCAGCTCTTCACAGAACGGAGGGTTGGCTTCGAACGAGCCGCTGACgggacagaaagacaggaagggcctgaaaacacacacacacacacacacacagtaacacacaattaacacatttaattgtttaacaacacaaaaacaaactgacttcAATCTTCCGATCACACCTGTCCAACCtgagacagaagacagacagactgtgtgtgGAGTGGTGCCTGTCTCACCCTCTGGATCCGAAGAAGCCGTCGATGTCGGGGAAGGCGGAGCAGAACTGTTTGAAATAGCAGTTGAGCGGTGAAGCGAAACACTCGAAGGAAACTCCAAAGTGTCGAATCAACGCCTCGAACACGGACACCGGCAGCGCCCCCTGCAGACCCGTCCCCTCGTTTGCGCCGCTGCCAAACATCACCtgcacacgcaaacacacagagcttgTTAACGGACCAATCAGCACTCACAGAGCGTCAGGTGAGATCAGGTGAGTCAGCTGACCTGGTATCTCTTGAGGAGGCACCAGACTCTGGACAGGAACCTCTCAAAGCGAGGGTCGTCTATACAGCTGTACCTGTACAACAGCTcctgcacgcacgcacgcacgcacacacacacacacgcacaaaaaaaaaaaaaaaagaggattaaGGAATCAGCAGTCA is a window from the Plectropomus leopardus isolate mb unplaced genomic scaffold, YSFRI_Pleo_2.0 unplaced_scaffold27669, whole genome shotgun sequence genome containing:
- the LOC121937858 gene encoding mRNA (2'-O-methyladenosine-N(6)-)-methyltransferase-like, encoding DRLEHLRQQCGPHVTAVAKDSVEGICSKIYQLSAEYSRRLRHTHLSLLQDPPTEACASPQQSRLVYCYPVRLVLPSPPLPRVELHFENDVACLRFRGEMVKVNRGHFSKLELLYRYSCIDDPRFERFLSRVWCLLKRYQVMFGSGANEGTGLQGALPVSVFEALIRHFGVSFECFASPLNCYFKQFCSAFPDIDGFFGSRGPFLSFCPVSGSFEANPPFCEELMDAMVTHFEELLDKSSEPLSFIVFVPEWRDPVTPALTRMEASRFLRHQLSVSAYEHEYRSGSQHICKR